From the genome of Leguminivora glycinivorella isolate SPB_JAAS2020 chromosome Z, LegGlyc_1.1, whole genome shotgun sequence, one region includes:
- the LOC125241414 gene encoding uncharacterized protein LOC125241414 isoform X1, producing the protein MSEDYNSLELTRFLINRKTYVTGPIKRKRFGVLKEVKDKKLEKGEKIVKYNTDGICVAKWRERREVIMVSSEHNGEWKEYIDTYRQKNKRPSCVLEYNKYKDSPEKHEEMLGQYYCSILAEDTSE; encoded by the exons ATGAGTGAAGATTACAATTCTCTTGAATTAACCAGGTTCCTAATAAATAGAAAGACTTATGTAACAGGACCGATTAAGCGTAAAAGGTTCGGAGTTTTAAAAGAAGTTAAAGATAAAAAGTTAGAAAAGGGGGAGAAGATAGTTAAGTACAATACCGACGGGAT CTGCGTAGCGAAATGGAGGGAGCGACGTGAAGTTATAATGGTGTCTTCGGAGCACAATGGGGAATGGAAAGAGTATATAGACACGTACAGACAGAAGAACAAGCGTCCTTCTTGCGTGTTGGAGTACAACAAGTACAAAGATAGCCCTGAAAAGCATGAAGAGATGCTGGGGCAGTATTACTGCAGTATCCTAGCAGAAGACACGAGCGAATAA
- the LOC125241414 gene encoding uncharacterized protein LOC125241414 isoform X2, with the protein MSEDYNSLELTRFLINRKTYVTGPIKRKRFGVLKEVKDKKLEKGEKIVKYNTDGICVAKWRERREVIMVSSEHNGEWKEYIDTYRQKNKRPSCVLEYNKYKDSPEKHEEMLGQYYCSILAEDTSE; encoded by the exons ATGAGTGAAGATTACAATTCTCTTGAATTAACCAGGTTCCTAATAAATAGAAAGACTTATGTAACAGGACCGATTAAGCGTAAAAGGTTCGGAGTTTTAAAAGAAGTTAAAGATAAAAAGTTAGAAAAGGGGGAGAAGATAGTTAAGTACAATACCGACGGGATCTGCGTAGCGAAATGGAGGGAGCGACGTGAAGTTATAATG GTGTCTTCGGAGCACAATGGGGAATGGAAAGAGTATATAGACACGTACAGACAGAAGAACAAGCGTCCTTCTTGCGTGTTGGAGTACAACAAGTACAAAGATAGCCCTGAAAAGCATGAAGAGATGCTGGGGCAGTATTACTGCAGTATCCTAGCAGAAGACACGAGCGAATAA